The DNA sequence TTTATACAGGTGCACCGCAAAACAGAAATAGAGTAGCGATTGATATCGATAATGTCCGCGAAGCACATGATCTAGCAAAAAAAATGGAATTAATTTTGCAAATGTAGTTGGTCATGGGCCATACATTATAAATTTAGCTTCTATTGATAAAGCAAAATTAAGTTTTGCACGTCATTTTTTAATTTCTGAATTAGAAAGAGCAAACCAATTAGGAATTTCTATTTTTGTTGTACATCCCGGTTCTGCTCTTGATAATCCAAGACAAAATGCTCTTAATAATGCAGCTGAAACAATATCCATCGCTTTAAAAGCGGTTTCAAATATTAAGATAGCGGTCGAAACGATGGCTGGTAAAAGTTCTGAAATCGGAAGTAATTTTTCTGAAATTAAAGAAATTTTGGACAAAATTGATATTAGCGTTCGCGATCGTGTTGGAGTGTGCTTGGATACGTGTCATATTCATGATGCTGGTTATGACTTAACCAATAATTTTGATCATGTAATTAATGAATTTGATAAGGTGATTGGATTAAAAAATATCTTAGTTGTTCATTTAAATGATTCTAAAAATGATATTAATGCTAAAAAAGATCGACACGAGAATATCGGAAAAGGAAAAATTGGAATCGATGCACTTATGAAAATTGTTTATTCTGAACAATTAGCAA is a window from the Mycoplasma sp. (ex Biomphalaria glabrata) genome containing:
- a CDS encoding deoxyribonuclease IV, encoding MASIDKAKLSFARHFLISELERANQLGISIFVVHPGSALDNPRQNALNNAAETISIALKAVSNIKIAVETMAGKSSEIGSNFSEIKEILDKIDISVRDRVGVCLDTCHIHDAGYDLTNNFDHVINEFDKVIGLKNILVVHLNDSKNDINAKKDRHENIGKGKIGIDALMKIVYSEQLANVPKILETPYIDNKAPYKEEIDLIKSCGINKKI